A genomic stretch from Canis lupus familiaris isolate Mischka breed German Shepherd chromosome 17, alternate assembly UU_Cfam_GSD_1.0, whole genome shotgun sequence includes:
- the IVL gene encoding involucrin isoform X2, with the protein MSQQHTLPVTLPPALSQGPLKPESPPIDTQQEQVKQPTSLPVLCQKMPSPLPGKVPLGHGEKHTSLVKGEPEQQCEPQEQEQQQKQQESQEQKLHLEQCLEQHQEQQESQDQKLYPEQCLEQQQEQQESQDQKLYPEQCLEQQQEQQESQEKELHLEQEQQKEELQQQEQQQGKEQCEKHQEAKNLEQQLEQIGAQRKQQQKEQLEQEKKLVDQHLDQEPAQRTEQPEKKEEQVLEQQGQQEGQLEQPAFVPALAQVREAPEGRSPAPHRAAAPEAGGS; encoded by the coding sequence ATGTCCCAGCAACACACTCTGCCAGtgaccctgccccctgccctcagtCAGGGGCCCCTCAAGCCTGAGTCTCCTCCCATCGATACTCAACAAGAGCAGGTGAAACAGCCGACTTCACTACCTGTCCTGTGCCAAAAAATGCCCTCTCCACTCCCAGGGAAGGTTCCCTTGGGGCATGGGGAGAAACATACAAGTCTTGTGAAGGGGGAACCTGAGCAACAGTGTGAGCCACAGGAGCAGGAACAGCAGCAGAAACAACAAGAGTCACAGGAGCAGAAACTGCACCTGGAACAGTGTCTGGAACAGCATCAGGAACAACAAGAGTCACAGGACCAGAAACTGTACCCGGAGCAGTGTCTGGAACAGCAGCAGGAGCAACAAGAGTCACAGGACCAGAAACTGTACCCGGAGCAGTGTCTGGAACAGCAGCAGGAGCAACAAGAGTCACAGGAGAAGGAACTTCATCTGGAACAGGAACAGCAGAAGGAGGAGCTACAGCAGCAGGAACAGCAGCAGGGAAAGGAACAGTGTGAGAAACATCAGGAAGCAAAAAATCTGGAGCAGCAGCTAGAGCAGATAGGAGCACAAAGGAAGCAGCAGCAAAAGGAACAGCTGGAACAGGAAAAGAAGCTCGTGGACCAGCACCTGGATCAAGAGCCAGCACAGAGAACTGAGCAAccggaaaagaaagaagagcaggtgctggagcagcaggggcagcaggaggggcagctggagcagcctgcctttgtcccagctCTGGCTCAGGTCCGAGAAGCCCCTGAAGGGAGAAGTCCTGCCCCTCATAGAGCAGCAGCACCAGAAGCAGGAGGTTCATGA